TTTGTTTTTGCTTTCGTAATCATAATAAGAAATATTATAATCACTTAAATCAATTACATCGATTCCGGTATCTTTAGAAATTTCATCCACAATTCGGGTTGTGTTTCCGTTTTTTCTGGATGAACCTAAAATGATTACTTTTTTACCTTCCATTTTGCAATTAACCTACAGATCCTTCTAAAGAAATCTCTAATAATTTTTGAGCTTCAACAGCAAATTCCATTGGTAATTTGTTCAATACATCTTTACTGAAACCATTTACAATTAAGGCAATCGCTTTTTCAGTCGGAATACCTCTTTGGTTGCAATAAAAAACTTGATCTTCTCCAATTTTACTTGTAGTTGCTTCGTGCTCTATTTTAGCCGATGGATTTTTACTTTCGATATAAGGGAAAGTATGTGCTCCACAATTATTCCCCATTAAAAGAGAGTCACATTGTGAAAAGTTACGTGCATTTTCAGCTCTTGGGCTAATTTGCACTAATCCACGGTAACTGTTTTGTGATTTACCAGCCGAGATACCTTTAGAAATAATAGTCGATTTAGTATTTTTACCTAAATGGATCATTTTAGTTCCCGTATCAGCTTGTTGGTAATTATTGGTAACGGCGATTGAATAAAATTCTCCTACCGAATTATCTCCTTTTAATACACAAGAAGGATATTTCCAGGTTACAGCAGAACCAGTTTCTACTTGTGTCCATGAAATTTTTGCGTTTGTTTCGCATAAACCTCTTTTGGTTACGAAGTTATAAACTCCACCTTTTCCTTCTTTGTTTCCAGGGAACCAGTTTTGAACGGTAGAATATTTAATTTCGGCATCATCCATAGCGATTAATTCAACTACCGCAGCGTGCAATTGATTTTCGTCACGACTCGGCGCAGTACAACCTTCAAGGTATGATACGTAACTTCCTTCGTCAGCAATAACAAGAGTTCTCTCGAATTGTCCTGTTCCTGCCTGATTGATTCTGAAATAAGTTGAAAGTTCCATTGGGCAACGAACGCCTTTTGGAATATAACAGAAACTTCCGTCAGAGAAAACGGCTGAGTTTAATGCTGCATAGAAGTTGTCTTTTTGAGGTACAACAGTTCCTAAATATTTACGAACTAATTCCGGATGTTCTTTTATAGCTTCTGAAATTGGACAGAAAATAATTCCTTTTTCAGCCAAAGTTTTCTTGAAAGTAGTAGCTACAGAAACAGAATCGACAACAATATCCATTGCGACATTGTTCATCATTTTTTGTTCATCAACAGAAATTCCTAACTTTTTGTACATTTCAAGAAGTTCCGGATCTACATCGTCTAAAGTTTTGCTTGGATCTACTTGTTTTGGAGCAGAATAGTATGAAATAGCCTGAAAGTCTGGTTTTTCATAATGAACGTTTGCCCATTCTGGCTCGATCATTTCTTTCCATGCACGAAAAGCCTCGATGCGCCAATCGGTCATCCATTCTGGTTCTTCTTTTTTAAGAGAAATAGCTCTTACGATATCTTCGTTTAAGCCAATAGGGAATGTATCTGATTCAATATCAGTGTAAAATCCGTATTCGTATTCTTTAGTTTCGAGTTCGATTTTTAAATCGTCTTCAGTGTATTTTGACATTTTTTAGTTTTTTAAAACGCTTAAAAAATGGAGTTTCTTAAGCGTTCAAATTTTTGCTTTCGTTAGATTCTTTTTAATTTATAGCGAAAAAGATTCTCCGCAACCACAAGTTCTGCTGGCATTTGGATTATTAAATACAAAACCTTTTCCGTTTAATCCGCCAGAGAATTCGAGAATTGTTCCGGCTAAATATAGAAATGATTTTTTTTCAACTGCAATTGTTATGTCGTTGTCTACGAATATTTTATCGTCGTCGCCTTTAGTTTTGTCAAACTTTAAATCATAAGACAAACCAGAGCATCCGCCACTTTTCACGCCTACTCTTACGTAGTCGCTAGCAGCATCAAAACCATCGTCTTTCATTAAATCGATGATTTTCTTTTTAGCTGTATCAGAAACTTTTATCATTGTTTATGGTATTTGTTTTTATTTTCAACCGAGTTTCCTTTAAAATAGTAATTTTAATATTACAATTTAAAACGCTGTAACTCAATGTTGAAATGAAATTATCTGCAAAGATACGACTTAAAAACCTTTTTCCATAACGGTTCACATTATTATAACAAATGTTAAAATAGATAGAACTTATTTTGATGTATTATCAAGAGAAATAAGATTTGAATGTTTAATGCTTAACGAAAAAGGGTTTCTTTTTTCTAAAGTTAAAAAACCGTATTTATACCTGTTTCTGCTGATAAATTATTGGTATTTTTGCAAAAAATTGTGAGTAATTATGAAAAAACAGTACAAAGATAAGTGGTTAAAAGCACTTTTAGCGGTGTTTTTTGTTTTTGGAGTAGGTGCTACAGTCTTTATTTTTAGTAAAGAGTCAAATGAAATTGTTGAGAAAAGTAAAGAACAATCAAGTAGTCCCGAAAATTTAAAATTAAGTCAGGAAGCTCTTGCGCAAAAGAATATTTTGGATTCTTTGACGAATTTGAAGTTGGCTTATGATCAGGCTATACTTGAGAAAACGGCATTATCACAACGATTAGAAATCGAAAGAAAGAATATTGAAAATTTGATGGAAATCATTAAAGTTTCTAAAAATCCGTCGGTTGAACAAATATATATTTATAGAAAGCAACTTTCAGATATGAACGCTGCTTTAGTATCGAAAGGAATAGAAGTTAAAAATTTAAAATCTCAGAATAAAAGTTTATTAACTGAAATTGAAAGCCAGAATGTTGTCATGTACCAACAAAAAGCTGAAAATGATACTTTGATTTCGAAACAAAAAAAATTAGAATCAACCTTAAAAGATGCTTCGAGATTATCCTTAAATAGTTTTAAAGTGATTGCGCTTCGCGAAAAAAAATCTGGAAAAGAACTGGAAACTGATAAAGCAAAAAGTGCAAAGAAGCTAAAAGTTAGTTTTTCGATCAATGGAAATTCAGTTGCTAAAATTGGGAAAAGAGTATTTTATATTCAGGTTCTGGATCAAAATAATACTGTTTTGGGCGAGAATAAACTAATAGAATTCGGAAACGATAAAGCGTTAGTTTATAGTTTTATTGTCGCAGTAGATTTTCAGGGAAAACCGACAAATGTGTATGGAATTTTAGATTCAGGAGATAATCATTTTGTTAAAGGAACTTATTTTGTCAACTTTTTCGACAAGCAAGAAATCATGGGAAGCGCTTCTATTACACTTGAATAAAAATGTTTAGCCCGCGGATTAAACTGATTTTACGGATTTTCGCTGTGTTTTATTTATATCAAGGCGTTAAAAGCATTAAAAAATAATCTGTGTAAATCTACTAAATCCGTAAAATCCGTGGGCAATTTAACATCTGCAGTTAGTTTAAGGAGATTGGATTTCCTAGCTTTGTTTTCTTATTAGAAAATTACGCTTATGAAACTTTACCCTATAGAATCCGGAAATTTTAAGTTAGACGGAGGCGCAATGTTTGGTGTTGTGCCCAAAACAATCTGGAACAAAACTAATCCTGCCGATGATAATAATTTAATTGATATTGCAGCTCGTTGTTTGCTTATTGAAGATGGAAATCGGCTGATTTTGATTGATACCGGAATGGGTGACAAACAATCTGAGAAGTTTTTTGGATATTATTCGCTTTGGGGATCGCATTCTATAGACAAATCATTGGCTAAATATGGTTTTAACCGAGATGATATTACAGACGTTTTTATGACGCATTTACATTTTGATCATTGTGGAGGAAGTGTACAATGGAATTCGACTAAAACAGGATACGAACCAGCTTTTAAAAATGCTAAATATTGGAGCAACGAGAATCATTGGGAATGGGCAACAAAACCAAACGCCCGCGAAAAAGCTTCTTTTTTGTCCGAGAATATTTTACCAATGCAGGAAAGCGGACAATTGAATTTTATAAAACGTCCTGAAGCTGATTTTGGCTTTTCTGACGAAATGAATTTCGGAATTTATTATGTTGACGGACATACTGAAAAACAGATGATTCCGCATATTAAATATCAGGATAAAACCATCGTTTTTTGTGCCGATTTGTTGGCGACAGCAGGACATATTCCGTTGCCGTATGTTATGGGTTATGATACAAGACCTTTATTGACAATGCCTGAAAAATCTAAATTTCTAAACGCAGCGGCCGATAATAATTATTATTTGTTCTTAGAACATGACGCACATAATCAAATTATAACAGTTGAACATACTGAGAAAGGTGTTCGGTTGAAAGAAGTATTTACGTGTGAAGAGATTCTTTAGAAAGAACTTTAAAGCATAAAAAAATCCCATTTGCCGCGGCGAATGGGATTTTTAGTTTTAACAATTTAATTCTAACTTAATTCTAAACTTAATTTTAATTGGTTTTGAACTTCCAAAGTTGACCTACAGTTTCTCCACCTTTATTATCTTTTACAACAACTTTCCAGAAATATTCTTTTGTAGCATTAAGTGTTACATCAAATGAAGTTGCGCTTGTGTTTTCAATAACTTTTACCGTTGGCGGATTTGTAGTTCCAAAATACACATCATATTTAAGAACATCTGTTGCATCGACGTCTGAAGCATTCCATTTTAAAGTTGCGCTTGCAGTATTCAAAAGAGAGTTAATCGCCGGTTGTACTAATTCCGGTGAAAATGGTAAATGATTTACAACAGCTTCACCAGTAGTATAAAGCTTATATGTTGGCGAATAAGAACTTGATAATCCTTTGCTGTCTGTAGCTTTTACTCTCCAGTAATAAGGCGTGTTTTTGTCTAAACTTATCGATGAGCTATTCGTTGTAACTTCATTTGTTTTTACGATTTGAGTAAAGGCATTATCTTTTGCTACCTGAATCTGGTAGGTAATAACATCTTTGTTAGCATCTGTAGAAGTATTCCATTGAAAACCAACAGTATTATCTACGCATAATTTATTATCAACCGGAGCTGTTAAGGCGGGAACGGTAGGAGCAACATTCGCAACTTCTGGAGTTGCAGAATCATCACTTCCGCCGCCACATGAAACAAGTGAAAATCCAATAATTGACAGGTATATAAACTTCTTCATTTTTATTTTTTTATAATTTTTAGATATTCCGGAGTTTCTAAATAGACTTTTACAGCATAAATTCCTGAAGCTTGATTTTCAAGATTCAATAATGCTTTTCCATTTTCGATAGTATAAGTTTTACCAGAAATTAATTGACCTCCAAAATTGTATAATTCTATTTTAACTTCTTTTTTATTTGTTGGAATTTGAATTTCAAAACTTCCGGAAGTTGGATTTGGATAAGCAGACAAAATTTGTGATTCGAAATTTGAAACAGAAACTTTTTTAGCAAAAACACCTTCACAAGCTTTTGCAGTAACAACTTCTACTAAGGCATTTTTATCAACATTTAAAGAAAAAGCTGCGTCATTAGTTTGAAATTGCTGAGTTCCATCAACAAAAACTGTAAATGGAGCAGTTCCTTGTGTAATTTCAACATCAACTTTTTTAGATGATATACTTGATTTTCCTGTAATAGTTACGGCTTTTGCGATTGTTAGATTAAAAGTCTGTTCATATACTTCTCCCGGAATTGTTACAATAACTGCATAAGTTCCTGGTGCCAGATTATTAACTTTTAGACTATTGTTTGTAAATGTGCTGGCTTTTCCGTTTACGCTTGCAACATATGGGAATTCTGCAGTTGCTGTTATGCTAATTTCACCATTATTTTCTCCAACACAAGATTCGCCTTTTGTTTCTACAGCAAAGTTTTTTGAAGGCAAACTAAAGCCACATTCGGTATTATAACTTGCAACCAAATCCTTGTATTTTATCCAGTTTTTATTGGCATATTCTACATCGTCAACAGTTATGCAAAATAAATTTGGATTGCCAGCAAAACTGTTAAAATAGTAACTATCCAATTTAGTATTACCGCCATTTTTCAAATTTAGCTCCGTTAAATTATTAGCGCTACAAATAATTTGAAACAACTTTGGGTTTTTAGATAGATCTAAAGCAGTAAGCTTATTGTTAGAGGCATATAAAATTTCTAATTGTGGGTTATTAGAAAGATCTAAAGTTGTAATTTCATTTACTGGACAGGTCAAATTTTTGAAATTAGGATGCTGAGTTAAATTTAGAGCGGTCAATTTATTGTAACCACAATTTAAAATTTCGAGATTAGGATATAATGAAATGTCTAATGTGGTAAGATTGTTGTACTCGCAAGATAAGGCTTTCAATAATTTATTTTCAGGAAAATAAACAGAGTTTAAATTGTTATTGTTAATTAATAATATCGTCAATTTTGTGTTTTTAGATAAATCAAGTCCAATAATTTTATTATTATTGCTAATGTCCAAATATTCTAGAGCCGTATTTTGGGTGAGATCTATACTTGTTAGTAAACCTTGCTGAATATTTCCTATTCCTTCAGTATTTGAACCTGAACAAAGCAATTTTTTTAAGGCAGGATTGTTAGAAACATTGATACTTGTTAGTCTGTTCATAGAACAGTTAAGTGTTTCTAATGCTAAGTTTTTAGTTACATCAAGAGTTGTTAGATTATTTTCATAAAGATTTAATTCAGTTAAGGCTAAATTATTAGAAACATCTAAGGTAGTTAGTCGTGTTTGTGTACAGTCTAGTTTTTTTAATGCTAGATTGTGTGAAATATCAATGTTTTTTAAAGGACCATTATTATCAAAAGTATAAGGTAATTTTAATTCTTCAAGTGCAGTAAAATCTTCAATTCCTGTTAGATCTGTAATTTTTATATTGGAGAAATAATCGCTCAAATCTAAAACCTTGACAATAGCAATTTTGCTAGTCAATACTTTACCATCTTCTACAGCATCGATTCCTTTTGCTATTAGACATTTTTCAAAACTAAGGTCTGGAATAAGAGTGTATTTTGCTGGTGCACATGGAGCATCAGTAAAAGTTGTATAAAGATCAATATTTGTTGACCAATTTGCATTAGAATAAGCTATATCATCTACCATTAAGCAGTATAAGCTTGGAGTATTTTGGATAGAGAAATCAGTGTCTTTTATTTTGGTATTATTGCCATTTTTTAAATTTAGCTCACTTAATAATTTGTTTCCAGTACAATTAAAATAAGTCAAATTAGCATTTTTAGAAACATCCAAAGTTTTAAGTTGATTATAACTACCATTAAAAAAATCTAAATTTATACTAGCCGCTACATTTACAGTTTCTATTAAATTTGATTGAAACTCAAGTTCAGTTAAACCAGTGTTAGCAGAAAGATCTAAACTTGTCAGTTTGTTATAAGCACAATTTAAATTCTGTAAAGAGGCTCCACTAGGAATTTTGAGGTTTGTCAATTGATTAGAAGAGCAATCCACAAATCTCAGTTTTGTGTTTTTAGACAAATCTAATGTAGTAAGTAAATTAGTTGTAATAAATAAATATTCTAAAGTAGTATTATTTGAAAGATCTATAGTACTTAATTGGTTTCCTGAACATTTAAGATATCCTAGTACTTTATTTTTTGAAAGATTTAAAGAGGTTAATTTATTATAACTTAGTTGTAAAGTTCCTAAACTTTCGTTTTGAGAAATATCTAAAGTAGTTAATAAATTACTAGTTAAATCTAAGAAGTTCAAAGAAGTGTTTTGAGAAAAATCTACATTTTCTAACTTATTAACAGCAGCATTAAGGTTGCTTCCTGCTTTATTGATAGTTAAACTAGTTAATAGATTATGGCTACAGTCAATATTTAATAATAATAAATTTTTTGAAAGATCAAGACTCGTCAAATTGTTATTATTGCAATACAATGAATACAAAGCACTAAAATCCTCGATTCCACTTAAATCGCTAATTGAGCTATTTGATATATTCAAAGATTGTAAAGTATTGATTTTTGATGTTAATACTTTACCATCAATAGCACCCGAATCAATTCCTAAATCGATCAGTTTCTTTTCAAAATTTGCATCTGGAATCATCGTGTATTGAGAAGGAGCTTCGGCAACATCTACAACAGAAACATTATCAACCAAAATTTCAGAATCAAGAGATCCGTTAGTCCAGATATCTACTTCAATATTCTCAGAAGCAGTTGAAGTATATTCAAATTCAATTTTTCTCCATTCAGTAGTTGAGAAAGTTATGTCTGATTTTTTGATTATTTCTTCTTTGAATGTTCCAGGTTTGTGGTAAACGCTAAAATCAACAGAAGAAAATGTACCTTTTACAACTTTGTGATACATTGTTACACGATATTTTTTACCAGCTTCTACAGCAAAATAGTCGGTATTTATGTAGTTGAATGTACCGCTGGCAATCATCATATTGGTACTTGATCCGCCATTTTGGGCAGTTGAACTTTGAGAAACATAACCACTTAAGAAACGATTCCAATTATCTGGTTGTGAAGACGAAGACCAGTCTTCGAAGCTCCCATTTGGAACTAAGTTGGTTTGTGCAAAAATTGAAAAATTTGCTAATAACAGCAACAAGAGTAGTTTTGTTTTCATAGAGAGGGGTTATAATTCAGTCGGACAATAGTAAGCAATCCACATTAGTTTTCCTTACGGGAAACCGTACGTGTAATTTGTTTCTCCTTAAAATTCCATAAAAATGAAAACAGTATATTTATAAATAAATTGATAAAAAAACCTGATTCAAGGGGTTTAATTGGCCTTAGACGATACTTCAGAAAGTATCAAAAATCATAAGGCATTGTTAATCGTTAGTTTTTTGTAACAAAAAATCATAATTTAGGCCCATCTTTTAACTTTATAATAATATACAGATACATGAGTCATATAAAACCCTTTACTTTATCAGCTTGGGTATTACTTGCTTTAGCAGGTAGCGCAACCGTACAAGCACAAGATTCAGCGCCTAAAGTTGTAATTACAGCACCTTTGGCAATTGTTAAAAAAGCACCTGTTAGCGAAAACGAATTAAAAAGATGGAGTCATCTTGATTTAATTAAAGATTCGATTCCGGGAATGAGTGTTGATAGGGCTTACGCCGAATTATTACAAGGAAAAACAGGTAAAAAAGTAATTGTAGGTATAGTAGATTCAGGTGTTGATATTGAACATCCGGACTTGCAAGGAATGATCTGGACAAATCCAAAAGAAATTCCTGGTAACGGAATCGATGATGATAAAAATGGATTTATTGATGATGTTCACGGATGGAATTTTCTTGGAAATGCTGTTCATGAAAATCTTGAATTAACTCGTATTGTTAAAAAAGGCGATGACGGATCTGCACAATACAAAGTAGCTTTAGCGCAGTATAATGAAAAAATAAGCGAGCTTCAAGAAGATAAACAACAAGTTGATTTTTTAATAGATGTTCATAATACTATTAAAAAGGAGTTAAATAAAGGAGATTATAAATTAGAAGATTTAAGCAAGATTACTTCAACAGATCCAAAAGTTTTGAGAAGTAAAGAGATCATGACTCAAATTTTTGGTAATGCAGGACCAACTTTTAATCCTGAAGCTGATTTTGAAGAATACAGAGAACAAGTTTACGATCAATTCAATTATAATCTGAACAAAGAATATGATGGAAGAAAAATCGTAGGTGATAATCCGGAAGACCTTAAAAACAATCATTATGGTAATAATATCGTTTTTGGTCCGGATAAAGAAAAAGCACTTCACGGAACTCACGTTGCGGGAATCATTGCACAAATTCGCGGAAACAATATAGGAGGAGACGGAGTTTCTAATAATGTTGAAATCCTGACTGTAAGAGCAGTTCCTGATGGAGATGAGTATGATAAAGACATTGCTTTGGCGATTCGTTATGCAGTAGATAATGGAGCAAAAGTAATCAACGGAAGTTTCGGAAAAAGTTTTTCTCCGCACAAACAATGGGTTTATGATGCTATAAAATATGCAGCAAAAAAAGATGTTTTAATTGTTCATGCAGCAGGTAATGATGGGTATAATATTGATGAAACTAAAAACATCAATTATCCAAATGACTCTGAAGACAACATTAAAGAATTTGCTGATAATGTAATTACAATTGGAGCAATCAATAAAGAATACGGTGAAAATGTAATAGCTTCATTCTCAAATTTCGGAAAAATAAATGTTGACGTTTTTGCACCGG
This genomic window from Flavobacterium sp. 9 contains:
- the sufB gene encoding Fe-S cluster assembly protein SufB, giving the protein MSKYTEDDLKIELETKEYEYGFYTDIESDTFPIGLNEDIVRAISLKKEEPEWMTDWRIEAFRAWKEMIEPEWANVHYEKPDFQAISYYSAPKQVDPSKTLDDVDPELLEMYKKLGISVDEQKMMNNVAMDIVVDSVSVATTFKKTLAEKGIIFCPISEAIKEHPELVRKYLGTVVPQKDNFYAALNSAVFSDGSFCYIPKGVRCPMELSTYFRINQAGTGQFERTLVIADEGSYVSYLEGCTAPSRDENQLHAAVVELIAMDDAEIKYSTVQNWFPGNKEGKGGVYNFVTKRGLCETNAKISWTQVETGSAVTWKYPSCVLKGDNSVGEFYSIAVTNNYQQADTGTKMIHLGKNTKSTIISKGISAGKSQNSYRGLVQISPRAENARNFSQCDSLLMGNNCGAHTFPYIESKNPSAKIEHEATTSKIGEDQVFYCNQRGIPTEKAIALIVNGFSKDVLNKLPMEFAVEAQKLLEISLEGSVG
- a CDS encoding iron-sulfur cluster assembly accessory protein, whose protein sequence is MIKVSDTAKKKIIDLMKDDGFDAASDYVRVGVKSGGCSGLSYDLKFDKTKGDDDKIFVDNDITIAVEKKSFLYLAGTILEFSGGLNGKGFVFNNPNASRTCGCGESFSL
- a CDS encoding MBL fold metallo-hydrolase, whose product is MKLYPIESGNFKLDGGAMFGVVPKTIWNKTNPADDNNLIDIAARCLLIEDGNRLILIDTGMGDKQSEKFFGYYSLWGSHSIDKSLAKYGFNRDDITDVFMTHLHFDHCGGSVQWNSTKTGYEPAFKNAKYWSNENHWEWATKPNAREKASFLSENILPMQESGQLNFIKRPEADFGFSDEMNFGIYYVDGHTEKQMIPHIKYQDKTIVFCADLLATAGHIPLPYVMGYDTRPLLTMPEKSKFLNAAADNNYYLFLEHDAHNQIITVEHTEKGVRLKEVFTCEEIL
- a CDS encoding T9SS type A sorting domain-containing protein, with the translated sequence MKTKLLLLLLLANFSIFAQTNLVPNGSFEDWSSSSQPDNWNRFLSGYVSQSSTAQNGGSSTNMMIASGTFNYINTDYFAVEAGKKYRVTMYHKVVKGTFSSVDFSVYHKPGTFKEEIIKKSDITFSTTEWRKIEFEYTSTASENIEVDIWTNGSLDSEILVDNVSVVDVAEAPSQYTMIPDANFEKKLIDLGIDSGAIDGKVLTSKINTLQSLNISNSSISDLSGIEDFSALYSLYCNNNNLTSLDLSKNLLLLNIDCSHNLLTSLTINKAGSNLNAAVNKLENVDFSQNTSLNFLDLTSNLLTTLDISQNESLGTLQLSYNKLTSLNLSKNKVLGYLKCSGNQLSTIDLSNNTTLEYLFITTNLLTTLDLSKNTKLRFVDCSSNQLTNLKIPSGASLQNLNCAYNKLTSLDLSANTGLTELEFQSNLIETVNVAASINLDFFNGSYNQLKTLDVSKNANLTYFNCTGNKLLSELNLKNGNNTKIKDTDFSIQNTPSLYCLMVDDIAYSNANWSTNIDLYTTFTDAPCAPAKYTLIPDLSFEKCLIAKGIDAVEDGKVLTSKIAIVKVLDLSDYFSNIKITDLTGIEDFTALEELKLPYTFDNNGPLKNIDISHNLALKKLDCTQTRLTTLDVSNNLALTELNLYENNLTTLDVTKNLALETLNCSMNRLTSINVSNNPALKKLLCSGSNTEGIGNIQQGLLTSIDLTQNTALEYLDISNNNKIIGLDLSKNTKLTILLINNNNLNSVYFPENKLLKALSCEYNNLTTLDISLYPNLEILNCGYNKLTALNLTQHPNFKNLTCPVNEITTLDLSNNPQLEILYASNNKLTALDLSKNPKLFQIICSANNLTELNLKNGGNTKLDSYYFNSFAGNPNLFCITVDDVEYANKNWIKYKDLVASYNTECGFSLPSKNFAVETKGESCVGENNGEISITATAEFPYVASVNGKASTFTNNSLKVNNLAPGTYAVIVTIPGEVYEQTFNLTIAKAVTITGKSSISSKKVDVEITQGTAPFTVFVDGTQQFQTNDAAFSLNVDKNALVEVVTAKACEGVFAKKVSVSNFESQILSAYPNPTSGSFEIQIPTNKKEVKIELYNFGGQLISGKTYTIENGKALLNLENQASGIYAVKVYLETPEYLKIIKK
- a CDS encoding S8 family peptidase, giving the protein MSHIKPFTLSAWVLLALAGSATVQAQDSAPKVVITAPLAIVKKAPVSENELKRWSHLDLIKDSIPGMSVDRAYAELLQGKTGKKVIVGIVDSGVDIEHPDLQGMIWTNPKEIPGNGIDDDKNGFIDDVHGWNFLGNAVHENLELTRIVKKGDDGSAQYKVALAQYNEKISELQEDKQQVDFLIDVHNTIKKELNKGDYKLEDLSKITSTDPKVLRSKEIMTQIFGNAGPTFNPEADFEEYREQVYDQFNYNLNKEYDGRKIVGDNPEDLKNNHYGNNIVFGPDKEKALHGTHVAGIIAQIRGNNIGGDGVSNNVEILTVRAVPDGDEYDKDIALAIRYAVDNGAKVINGSFGKSFSPHKQWVYDAIKYAAKKDVLIVHAAGNDGYNIDETKNINYPNDSEDNIKEFADNVITIGAINKEYGENVIASFSNFGKINVDVFAPGEEIYATVPNDKYKYLQGTSMASPNAAGVAALIRSYYPKLKAFQVKQILMESGVALPAMVVLGKNPNPNEKPVPVSSAESSKTGKMVNAYNALLMAEKMSKK